In Rhineura floridana isolate rRhiFlo1 chromosome 12, rRhiFlo1.hap2, whole genome shotgun sequence, a single window of DNA contains:
- the NKAPD1 gene encoding uncharacterized protein NKAPD1 yields MSRVPLGKVLLRNVIRHTDAHNKIQEESEMWKIREMEKQSKDVQWSKDKRLLPNCSSSRMRSDGFDEETQQANWKARNLAPVSVTMEDDLQHVRYWNKKLYEHEANMPDRWGHSGYKELYPEEFDTDSDQERDEQNPVNGKRKSQPGKLSPLELPKRKKPKKSHKKQKKKSHKKRKKKKQEQPSAAADSSRESDSSERDAGKRKRKRHKKAKKRSARAAPPSSSGQDSDSSKASSCPSSSSEDSEPEEKQEKQPKKKRRKRHASLSESYAEKVEEKRSKRKNWKVAADENSEDSSDED; encoded by the exons ATGTCTCGTGTCCCTTTGGGGAAAGTCCTTCTGCGAAATGTCATTCGGCACACCGATGCACATAACAAG ATTCAGGAAGAGTCAGAAATGTGGAAAATACGGGAAatggaaaagcagagcaaagatgTACAGTGGAGCAAGGACAAGAGACTGCTTCCTAATTGTTCCAG CAGCCGAATGCGTAGCGATGGGTTTGATGAGGAGACCCAGCAGGCCAACTGGAAGGCAAGGAATTTGGCCCCTGTGTCAGTGACAATGGAAGATGACCTCCAGCATGTCCGATACTGGAACAAGAAGCTCTACGAACATGAAGCGAACATGCCAGACAG GTGGGGCCACAGCGGCTACAAAGAGTTGTATCCAGAAGAATTTGATACAGATAG TGACCAAGAGCGAGACGAACAAAACCCTGTGAATGGGAAAAGAAAGTCCCAGCCGGGCAAACTTTCTCCTTTGGAGTTGCCCAAAAGGAAAAAGCCCAAAAAGTCACACAAGAAGCAGAAAAAGAAATCTCACAAGAAGCGAAAGAAGAAGAAACAGGAGCAGCCGAGTGCAGCGGCAGATTCTTCTCGGGAATCCGACTCCTCGGAGCGAGACGCCGGCAAGAGAAAGCGGAAGCGTCATAAAAAGGCCAAGAAGAGGTCAGCAAGGGCAGCCCCCCCCTCTTCCTCGGGGCAAGACAGTGACTCCAGCAAGGCCAGCAGCTGCCCCTCCAGCAGCTCTGAGGACAGTGAGCCAGAGGAAAAACAGGAGAAGCAGCCaaagaaaaagaggaggaaaCGCCATGCGTCGCTCTCGGAAAGCTACGCTGAAAAGGTGGAAGAGAAGCGCAGCAAGAGGAAGAACTGGAAAGTGGCTGCTGATGAGAATTCAGAGGATAGTTCGGACGAGGACTAG
- the TIMM8B gene encoding mitochondrial import inner membrane translocase subunit Tim8 B produces MEDPEREAEASELQRLVAVEEQRARLTAQVHNFMEVCWDKCVDKPGSKLDSRTETCLANCVNSFIDTTLSITNRFAQILQKGGH; encoded by the exons ATGGAGGACCCGGAGAGGGAGGCCGAAGCCTCGGAGCTGCAGCGCCTGGTGGCCGTCGAGGAGCAGCGGGCCCGCCTCACCGCCCAG GTTCACAACTTCATGGAGGTCTGCTGGGATAAATGTGTCGACAAGCCAGGTTCCAAGCTGGATTCCAGAACAGAAACTTGCCTTGCCAACTGTGTCAACAGCTTCATAGACACTACGCTGTCCATCACCAATCGCTTTGCACAAATACTACAGAAAGGAGGCCACTGA